A single region of the Streptomyces sp. NBC_00236 genome encodes:
- a CDS encoding FG-GAP-like repeat-containing protein encodes MEVTALRDATSTTYALPDGDFELTAHAVPVRAKVGDTWKPIDTTLTRTKDGWAPKAAADPVIFSDGAQGAPRPTNSSPGNTTGRAPSTADRASYSVSRASRLPMAGRAIAAGAEDTEFSDLVTFTSAGHVITLGWPGPLPVPTIDGASALYTNVFDGVDLLLTARDSGFSHVLVVHSPEAAASGQLAELPYMFSSPDLTFHLDPITHAVSAKDAKGEEIAVSPTPYMWDSAGKLAVTEGDDPQPPAPSADPAPTYSEEPGEPVSDNPEGGDTDGNAAPDPLPSEPSQSPAPSTVAPPASPVDPSESPDDQTAVHNTALSGGSGDGSLKRLAGFSTTGSSYSPQDVFALPGLEGPQPGTHAAVGTAALAGQGTTSALLTMTPNKPLLTDEKTVWPVFIDPSITGQTANWTTTYQKHPDSSFYDGANYNTGTTEARVGWESTTNGLSRSFFHLNWKTNFKGAAVSSAYIQLLETYAWSCEEREMQVWQTAAISSATTWNKQPQWMKELGRKSFANGWKSSCPDAYVTYDMSAVKALAQDAADGGWTNITIGLKATNEESSYSWKKFKAETTAAPKMVVKYNRRPKEPTGLSMTPGVDCDLTSPYSSVGLSDLTFAAQSSDPDGDLKYIDFEVWESGKTTKIYDGNRTVDSQGKASITLDGGDGTASSFANGKTYFWRPRAIDSTGAASTYAPPGTDDCGFVYDSTAPASPEVSSDSFPEPVGTDSKWSTVKLGTKGEFTFQGSADTVEYRYKFNTTSNPVVIKPSSPGAAVTVLLAPPVAGPNVLFVWAVDAALNISPTPRKYLHYVTPRATADAPGDVTGDSYPDLLAVDSLGDLRSYPGDSRGDIATHSLGAHDGDDPAPDGYWVGSDGAHALITHMGDQYPGDGLTDLVARMPDGRLYTYPGDGYGGFDINERLTVDLPSNAPAPATLTEIVSTPDITGDGLPDMFALAGDQLWAFTGYTGATFTEARQLAVGSWDERNIVSVGDISGDGIADLLWRGDNTGRGLSLRQGKPAAGGGVDLASLALGATSATGQDETYGTGGWSRAEMPLIKGTPDATGDGIPDIWGVEDDGKLYFYPGGKATHGTRFLAGEAGWMTLRILG; translated from the coding sequence GTGGAGGTCACCGCACTGCGGGACGCCACTTCCACTACGTACGCTCTGCCCGACGGCGATTTCGAACTGACCGCCCACGCAGTGCCGGTACGGGCCAAGGTCGGCGATACGTGGAAGCCCATCGACACCACGCTGACCCGCACCAAGGACGGCTGGGCACCGAAGGCGGCTGCCGACCCCGTGATCTTCTCCGACGGAGCCCAAGGGGCCCCCCGTCCGACAAACAGCAGCCCAGGCAACACAACCGGACGAGCACCCTCCACCGCCGACCGGGCCTCCTACTCCGTCTCGCGTGCCTCGCGCCTGCCCATGGCGGGCAGGGCAATAGCAGCGGGAGCCGAGGACACCGAGTTCAGCGACCTCGTGACCTTCACCTCGGCCGGACACGTCATCACCCTCGGATGGCCCGGACCGCTCCCCGTCCCCACCATCGACGGCGCCAGCGCCCTTTACACCAACGTGTTCGACGGCGTTGACCTCCTGCTGACCGCTCGGGACAGCGGCTTCAGCCACGTCCTCGTCGTGCACAGTCCCGAAGCGGCAGCCTCCGGCCAACTCGCTGAGCTCCCTTACATGTTCTCCTCTCCCGATTTGACGTTTCACCTTGATCCGATCACCCACGCAGTCAGCGCGAAGGATGCGAAGGGTGAGGAGATAGCGGTGTCCCCGACGCCGTACATGTGGGACTCGGCCGGCAAGCTCGCTGTCACCGAAGGTGACGACCCGCAACCCCCGGCTCCGTCGGCCGATCCCGCTCCGACCTACTCCGAGGAACCCGGTGAACCGGTGTCGGACAACCCGGAGGGCGGAGACACCGATGGCAACGCGGCACCCGACCCGTTGCCGTCGGAACCCTCACAGAGCCCAGCCCCCTCCACCGTCGCACCCCCGGCTTCCCCCGTCGATCCCTCCGAGAGCCCGGACGATCAGACTGCGGTGCACAACACGGCCCTGAGCGGCGGCAGTGGAGACGGCAGCCTCAAGAGGTTGGCCGGCTTCTCGACCACCGGCAGTTCTTACAGCCCGCAGGACGTATTCGCTCTGCCGGGGCTCGAAGGCCCTCAGCCCGGCACACATGCCGCCGTGGGAACCGCTGCGCTCGCCGGCCAGGGCACCACCTCCGCCCTGCTGACAATGACGCCGAACAAGCCCCTCCTGACTGACGAGAAGACGGTCTGGCCCGTCTTCATCGACCCCTCGATCACCGGTCAAACCGCGAACTGGACCACGACCTACCAGAAGCACCCTGACTCCAGCTTCTATGACGGCGCCAACTACAACACAGGCACCACCGAGGCCCGCGTCGGCTGGGAATCCACCACGAACGGGCTATCGCGGTCCTTCTTCCATCTCAACTGGAAGACCAACTTCAAGGGTGCCGCCGTCAGCTCGGCCTACATCCAGTTGCTGGAGACATACGCCTGGTCGTGTGAGGAGCGCGAGATGCAGGTCTGGCAGACTGCAGCGATCTCGTCAGCCACGACGTGGAACAAGCAACCGCAATGGATGAAGGAGCTCGGCCGCAAGTCCTTCGCCAACGGCTGGAAATCATCCTGCCCGGATGCCTACGTCACCTACGACATGTCTGCAGTCAAGGCCCTGGCACAGGACGCTGCCGATGGCGGCTGGACCAACATCACCATCGGGCTGAAGGCCACCAACGAAGAGTCTTCGTACTCCTGGAAGAAGTTCAAGGCCGAGACCACTGCCGCGCCCAAAATGGTCGTCAAGTACAACCGCCGGCCCAAGGAGCCGACCGGTCTGAGCATGACTCCGGGTGTCGACTGCGACCTCACATCCCCGTACAGCTCGGTCGGATTGAGCGACTTGACCTTCGCCGCGCAGTCGTCCGATCCGGACGGTGACCTCAAGTACATCGATTTCGAGGTGTGGGAGTCCGGGAAGACGACCAAGATCTATGACGGCAACAGGACCGTTGACTCGCAGGGCAAGGCAAGTATCACCTTGGACGGCGGCGACGGCACGGCCAGTAGCTTCGCCAACGGAAAGACATACTTCTGGCGACCGCGCGCCATCGACTCCACCGGTGCGGCCTCGACCTACGCCCCGCCAGGAACCGATGACTGCGGCTTCGTCTACGACTCCACCGCACCCGCGTCCCCTGAAGTGTCCTCGGATTCCTTCCCTGAGCCTGTCGGCACGGACAGCAAGTGGAGTACCGTCAAGCTTGGTACCAAGGGCGAGTTCACGTTCCAGGGCAGTGCCGACACTGTTGAGTACCGGTACAAGTTCAATACGACCTCGAATCCCGTAGTCATCAAGCCAAGCAGTCCGGGCGCGGCAGTCACTGTCCTCCTGGCTCCGCCAGTCGCCGGTCCGAACGTTCTCTTCGTCTGGGCCGTGGACGCCGCCCTGAACATCTCGCCCACACCGCGTAAGTACCTGCACTACGTCACCCCACGTGCAACTGCTGACGCACCCGGAGACGTCACCGGAGACAGCTACCCGGACCTGCTCGCCGTCGACAGCCTCGGTGATCTGCGTTCCTACCCCGGCGACAGTCGGGGCGACATAGCCACCCACAGCCTGGGGGCTCATGACGGCGACGATCCGGCGCCCGACGGCTACTGGGTCGGAAGCGACGGCGCTCACGCACTGATCACGCACATGGGAGACCAGTACCCCGGTGACGGTCTCACCGACCTTGTGGCCCGCATGCCTGACGGACGCCTCTACACGTATCCCGGCGACGGCTACGGCGGCTTCGACATCAACGAACGTCTGACCGTGGACCTCCCGTCGAATGCTCCGGCCCCGGCCACGCTCACGGAGATCGTGTCCACCCCGGACATCACCGGCGACGGCCTCCCTGACATGTTCGCCCTCGCCGGGGACCAGTTGTGGGCATTCACCGGTTACACCGGAGCAACGTTCACCGAAGCCCGCCAGCTGGCTGTCGGTTCATGGGACGAGCGCAACATCGTCAGCGTCGGTGACATCAGCGGAGACGGCATCGCGGATCTCCTCTGGCGGGGAGACAACACTGGGCGAGGCCTGTCACTGCGCCAGGGAAAGCCAGCTGCGGGCGGGGGCGTCGACCTCGCGTCACTCGCTCTGGGTGCCACTTCGGCCACCGGCCAGGACGAAACGTACGGAACCGGGGGATGGTCCCGAGCCGAAATGCCCCTCATCAAGGGAACACCTGACGCGACAGGGGACGGCATCCCTGACATCTGGGGTGTGGAGGACGACGGAAAGCTCTACTTCTACCCGGGTGGCAAAGCTACGCACGGCACACGCTTCCTCGCCGGAGAGGCCGGCTGGATGACCCTGCGCATCCTCGGCTGA